In the Arachis hypogaea cultivar Tifrunner chromosome 20, arahy.Tifrunner.gnm2.J5K5, whole genome shotgun sequence genome, TCAATTTTTTCATGTTTAGtgtttatgcccaccaagtgtttgtgaaaatgtcaattttgattatggatTAAATTTCCACCTCTTGGCTTTGGGAAAatgagcaattgggttcctagagttggaatgtccaacatttagtgataatttttggattgttaattgttcttatttCCACTAACACTAacttgttgctaaggcaattatcTAGTGAGTTAGGATTTGTTGATTAAGAACAACTATGCTCACTTGATCTACTCTTCAATGTAAGAGTTAACTAAGTAAGATTAAACCattataattgtcatagttgtggttctaaTAAGGAAAGGATCCCTACCTCATCCCAAGCCAAGATTCCATTTATGCCTTGAAtcacacacatacatacatacatcaatcaCTTTCATAgcttacttgttcatattacagagctagttctttaattcctttataaGTTCATTACTTGCAATTTTGagtgttcttttattcctttaattgtttATATCTTCATTGAAAATCTTGTTGCCTTCACAATCGAAATTGCACACTCATTGATCACtagtccttgggagacgacccgagAATTAAAACTTCCGTTTATATTGGTTTAGAATTGTGACATCTTTTGATTACAAACTTTGGTTGAGTGTTGTTTGTCGATTGGGAACTATACTACCAACAGAATTATTTTTGTGTGAAAAATTTCTAACCGATGTCTACGCCCACTACCAAGCTTCTAAAGAGGTCAGCACACTCAGCTTAGCTTCTAAGATTATATACGTTGATATTTCGACTTTCTCAAATTTAGAAGTTACCAAATTTGCTttcattattttagaaaaaatttttttggtaGATTATCACAATTGAGCAAACATTAAATAACACATTAAAGAAATTACTAaagtatatttaaatttattattatcaaaATACATTCTGAGATATAATGGAGCTAATACTAAATAGTTATCTAAATATTTGCATAAATATTCGAATCAAATATTAAAGTTGTTTGTCAGttatttaaaaatgatatttttgttaTTCTCATTGTATTTTAAAGAATCATTTATTAAAATGATATTCGAAAGTTTATATTATTAACAGAAATAATTCAAAAGATAAGAATAACAAATAAGCTTCTACAATATTTAAAAAGCGACaaaaattactaaatattaaatatgtattctaaataaagattttagaaatcaaattttaatataattgtttaaaaaatttttagaaaaataaaattttttcatatttaaaatttagttagttTATGTCAagtaaatttgtttaaaaaattttgttattatgAATGGCCActttttttcaaacaaaataaaataaaattttaggtaCTGAATTTTgctctaattttttttcatattttaaatagttgttcaaatgtgataaaaaaaattcagatcaaataaataaattatttattaaacacaataattttttttcacttatAAAAACATAATATTTATTGTTCATATCTTTAACGATTATTTTGGTCAAAATGTAACGTTCCTGGTATCATTTTAATAGTTTATccttttaaagataaaaaaaagtatcATCAAGTCCATAATTTAAGCTCCAATCTTGTTCGGTTTCCCTTGAATTTAGGCCTCACGTCCACCAACTCACTCTGTGTCTCTCTGTGTCTCTCTCTAACGCAACCCATTACCCAAACACAAAGACATACGCTCAACGCGCTCTCCTTTTTTCCCTCTTTCTCCGCTtgtcttcttcttccctcttcacTATAACGACCTACAATGGCGTCACCACCGTTGCGACCACCGCTTACCTGTCCCCTGATCTTCCTCCTCTTCACCACACTATTCGCCAGCACTTCCTCCGCTGACACATGCACCAACCACAAGCTAACCGACGGCAGCAACAGCAACAAGCTATACTCCAACTGCATGGACCTCCCACATCTCACCACTTTCCTTCATTGGACCCACAACGCTACCAACTCCTCCCTCTCTGTCGCCTTCGTTGGGTCCCCGCCACATCCGGGCGGCTGGATCTCGTGGGCCATAAACCCGACCGGGTTGGGCATGGCGGGGGCACAGGCACTGGTGGCCTATAAGGATGGCAATAACGGAGCCGTAACGGTCAAGACCCTCGACATCAAGTCGTACAGTGAGATGGTCCCAGGGAAGCTGTCGTTCGAAGTATGGGGCTTGAAGGGTGAGGAGAGTGAAGGAGCCATAATGATCTTCGCAAACATGAAGGTGCCAGAGAAGGCTACCACCTTGAACCAGGTGTGGCAGGTGGGGCCCTCCGTCACCGCTGGGAGATTTGACAAGCACGACTTCGCTCCGGAGAATCTCAATTCCAAGGGGACGCTCAACTTGATTGGAGACCAGAATGTTAGTGGTCGTGCAGTGGACTctagaaccaagaagaagaatgTGAGTTTCATGTTGTTTTAGAGTACACATTGTTTTAGTTTATCACCAGAAAACTTGAGTTTTTGACAAAATATTTGTGAAACCTTTTTGATATTTGAGAGACCAATTCAAATTTATCAAACTTCTTTTGTGATCTTTGGGAGGCACAAATGCCTCGGGTGGATTaccgtttattttatttctagttTTTGTGATTTagctcaattttattttattgttactgTGGAGGGTTTTATTTTCTAGTTATCCTTTTGGGTCAGAAAACGGGTGTTAGATGACGGTATTagttatttatgttattttttcagTTTCGTTTAAAATTGTGGGTGTTTAGTTTTATGGTAATTTTTTTTGATTTCATAAATTAGGTGTGtgctctttattttttaaaataatcccCTTAAGAATTTGGATTTAgcttgtgttttaaaaatatgatttttagtaTTTCATTTCGTTTGGGGTTGTGGTGTTTTGAGTTATGGATTAGTTTTTCTGATCTTATATAAAACCAAATAAACTTAAAAGGAAAAAATACAGTGAGTGTTTTGTATGTATACTCGGTCGAGTTTGCCTGTTcactgggttactttttctttggGTTTTTGATGTTCAGTTAGAGTTTTTCGTTTTGTTTATGCGCTATTAGTTTTTGGATGAATTGAGGAACCTCTACGGTAAATGAAATAGTTTCATtggatttagattttagattgTTGGTTAAATCGAGCAATGCTTTTCACTTATGTTTCATGGAATCAATTGAACCAACACACATGTTTGTCCCGGTGGTTGTCAAGTGGCAGCttacttaattaaaaaatgaTTGCTTACTTGTTTTAAGAGAATTTTAATCGATGGTTTATGTTGAATGATAGATTCATGGAGTGCTGAACTCTGTGAGTTGGGGTGTCCTGTTTCCCCTTGGAGCAGTGATAGCAAGGTATATGAGAACGTTCCCATCCGCAGATCCAGCTTGGTTCTATCTTCATACTGGCTGCCAGGTATCTGCTTATGCAATTGGTGTTGCTGGCTGGGCAACTGGTCTTAAACTTGGAAGCGAATCAGCAGGGGTTGTCTACAGTGTTCATCGCAATATTGGAATTACCCTCTTTTGTCTTGCCACTATACAGGTAAAATGTTTTCCAATGTTCTTTTAATCTAGTCCTATGTTTTTTTTTgtgcattaaaaaataattgaataaaaaatttgtaccaaaaaagtgatttatgggaTAACACAGAGAAAATGATGTGTTCACACGTCAAAATGTGGATGCTTTTGGGCTGCATACACTTTATGGAAATTAGAGATTGAAGTTTTGGCAATTTTAACTATTTTGTAACAGTTAATTATTCTATTTCTTCCCCTTTCTATCTGTCTGGACTTGCAGATGTTCGCATTGTTCATAAGGCCAAAGAAGGATCATAAATATAGATACTTTTGGAATATCTATCACCACAGCTTTGGATACACTATAATCATCCTGGGCATTATCAACATATTCAGGGGCTTTGACATCTTGAATCCTGAAAGGAAATGGAAATCAACTTACATTGTAGTGATTGCTTCATTGGGTGCAGTCGCGTTATTGTTGGAGGTGATCACCTGGATTGTTGTCGTGAAGAGAAAGTCTAGCACCAAACCATATGACGGATACAATGGACAAAGCAGGCAACAACCCTTAAACATGTGAATGATCAAGTCACTTGtatattttaggtttttagatacatatgttaagattattattagaa is a window encoding:
- the LOC112784294 gene encoding cytochrome b561 and DOMON domain-containing protein At4g12980; its protein translation is MASPPLRPPLTCPLIFLLFTTLFASTSSADTCTNHKLTDGSNSNKLYSNCMDLPHLTTFLHWTHNATNSSLSVAFVGSPPHPGGWISWAINPTGLGMAGAQALVAYKDGNNGAVTVKTLDIKSYSEMVPGKLSFEVWGLKGEESEGAIMIFANMKVPEKATTLNQVWQVGPSVTAGRFDKHDFAPENLNSKGTLNLIGDQNVSGRAVDSRTKKKNIHGVLNSVSWGVLFPLGAVIARYMRTFPSADPAWFYLHTGCQVSAYAIGVAGWATGLKLGSESAGVVYSVHRNIGITLFCLATIQMFALFIRPKKDHKYRYFWNIYHHSFGYTIIILGIINIFRGFDILNPERKWKSTYIVVIASLGAVALLLEVITWIVVVKRKSSTKPYDGYNGQSRQQPLNM